In Apis cerana isolate GH-2021 linkage group LG6, AcerK_1.0, whole genome shotgun sequence, the following are encoded in one genomic region:
- the LOC107994180 gene encoding uncharacterized protein LOC107994180 isoform X2, whose amino-acid sequence MDKYQHIRTFISAVLEYTKHPSETTASILQRNLGVISTSLDLSIFDPGTSIAAEFYVSLHELMNSLVSRTTLIWSTVDVLQNACRNAAARQALIHTYKFAPILARLLEANLTSEKRIRVLKLLQELTYGIKISWQEAHLPYLISILTQWVTQSKEENIIALSLGVLVNLCYKNLPAVYVLMRTIDTKAFIRTLLKLQHCNVNTSVQCCKLLIILEHTNTNISEKYILDFAAVTFSSLITAMKQKDVLLLKHIIDFFDDVGQNEHSHAVLLTYSHYDRDVENVLATLEDNADPECVALMMEFLSSLVKLKLSALVSLYPLCVKTAMTWVPVEQVCSKALALIRVTVIDARRTKSSSEVLAELDASVLMLIINSENDEVQEKCELTLEREIKLAELMQLFQEMVKTSTLRTKVMQSLNEQMIRKLLSAMLDSETYATNDWPGNFIQNPTTSLCIHALALTADLAAHNSNWLTLYSELLRKKQIQMIMAHALFIGDADVKQKVLQLTSTVGFPQECVSAVALCMKQLEPLILVQSTPGMVTNIGSKMTINANNEMAPLFSFAQEERLDAFLAKLKRTYESNQINDITTSAVMELYEYKLAAMRHAERAMQSSLEAASNHGTSLQHRLAQVVAESSRLHQMLFDTQQCLEGVKSTLTVKLAEAEEQSKKAVAIKKQKNYVHRKSKV is encoded by the exons ACAAGTATCAACATATAAGAACATTTATATCGGCGGTTTTGGAATATACTAAACATCCTAGTGAAACAACAGCttcaattttacaaagaaatcTTGGt gtAATAAGCACATCATTAGATTTGAGTATCTTTGATCCTGGAACCAGCATAGCAGCAGAATTTTATGTTAGTTTGCATGAGCTTATGAATTCTTTAGTATCTAGAACTACTTTAATTTGGAGTACTGTTGATGTTTTACAAAATGCTTGTCGCAATGCTGCAGCAAGACAAGCTCTtattcatacatataaatttgcaCCTATATTGGCAAGATTATTAgag gcAAATTTAACaagtgaaaaaagaatacgagtattaaaattacttcaagAATTAACATatggtataaaaatttcatggcAAGAAGCTCATTTACCTTAtttgatatcaatattaaCACAATGGGTGACACAatctaaagaagaaaatattattgcactTTCATTAGGTGTATTAGTGAatctttgttataaaaatcttcCAGCTGTATATGTACTAATGAGAACAATTGATACAAAAGCATTTATACGTACTTTGTTAAAATTGCAACATTGTAATGTTAATACGAGTGTACAATGTtgtaaactattaattatattagaacatacaaatacaaatatttcagaaaaatatattttggattttGCTGCTGTCACATTCAGCAGTCTTATTACTGCAATGAAACAAAAAGATGTTTTATTGCTAAAACACATTATAGACTTTTTTGATGATGTTGGACAAAATGAGCATTCTCATGCTGTATTACTTACATATTCAca TTATGACAGAGATGTAGAAAATGTATTGGCTACATTAGAAGATAATGCAGATCCTGAATGTGTTGCTCTCATGatggaatttttatcatctctagtaaaattaaaattatctgctTTAGTGTCTTTGTATCCTTTATGTGTAAAAACTGCTATGACCTGGGTTCCTGTAGAACag gTATGTTCTAAAGCATTAGCTTTGATAAGAGTTACTGTAATTGATGCACGACGCACTAAATCATCCTCTGAGGTCTTAGCAGAATTAGATGCTTCTGTTTTAAtgcttataataaattcagaaaatgATGAAGTTCAGGAAAAATGTGAATTAACtttagaaagagaaataaaattagcagaattaatgcaattatttcaagaaatggTTAAAACTTCTACACTAAGGACAAAAGTAATGCAGTCCTTGAATGAACAAATGATACGTAAATTATTAAGTGCAATGTTAGATTCTGAAACATACGCAACTAATGATTGGCCAGGGAATTTTATtcaa AATCCTACTACAAGTTTATGTATTCATGCATTAGCATTGACTGCTGATTTAGCAGCTCATAATTCAAATTGGTTAACATTATATTCTGAGTTGcttagaaaaaaacaaattcaaatgaTTATGGCTCATGCATTATTTATTGGTGATGCAGATGTTAAACAAAAAGTCCTACAATTGACATCTACTGTAGGATTTCCTCAGGAATG TGTTTCCGCGGTGGCGCTTTGTATGAAGCAACTGGAGCCTTTGATATTGGTACAAAGTACTCCTGGAATGGTAACAAATATTGGAAGTAAAATGActataaatgcaaataatgAAATGGCTCCACTGTTTTCTTTCGCACAAGAAGAACGGCTTGATGCATTTTTagcaaaattgaaaagaacttatgaatcaaatcaaatcaatGATATTACTACATCAGCAGTAAtggaattatatgaatataag ttagcAGCTATGAGACATGCAGAACGGGCTATGCAATCTAGTTTAGAAGCAGCAAGTAATCATGGAACCAGTTTACAGCATAGATTGGCACAAGTAGTAGCTGAATCAAGCCGTTTACATCAAATGCTATTTGACACACAACAATGTTTAGAAGGAGTAAAATCTACATTAACTGTAAAACTTGCTGAAGCAGAAGAGCAAAGTAAAAAAGCAGTTGCTATAAAAAAACAG aaaaattatgttcATAGGAAATCGAAGGTTTAA